One Corythoichthys intestinalis isolate RoL2023-P3 chromosome 9, ASM3026506v1, whole genome shotgun sequence DNA window includes the following coding sequences:
- the ncoa3 gene encoding nuclear receptor coactivator 3 isoform X1, whose translation MSGIGDNSLEPLCSDRKRKLSTCDTPGIGCDKRRREQETKYIEELAELISANLSNIDSFNVKPDKCAILKETVRQIRQIKEQGKNSCNTDDVQKADVSSTGQGVIDKDHLGPLLLQALDGFLFVVNREGSIVFVSDNVTQYLQYKQEELINTSVYNIIHDEDREAFHKNLPKSAVPNGTPWAGEAPRQKSHTFNCRMLVNLVHGQSHVLSEDRPGGQRYETMQCFALTQPRAMMEEGEDLQSCMICVARRITAIERTERFSTRHELTGKLIEIEQHNTLHTTMRPGWEDMVGRCIQMFLNRSEGQPWSYKRHYQDAFHNGHAETPLYRFSLSNGTPVTAQTRSDLCRNPNTNEPHSFLSTHLLQREQNSYCGNQVGGMRPQSMGVNNPNQQMNMPSGGGMNMAYNMAEQGNLAQRGVTPYNGGNRMHQMNPMHQMNNMGPMNSMNSMNQMGQMNQMGHHGMHQQHQHQQMGQYHGGGSGCGGYGMGMTSPSQASSGINGPPHNVMGSPRVRGSPKMGASPFSPGGLNSPMNSSHPGNTGGGTTTFSSSSLNALQAISEGVGNPLPSPLTSPTPHKPDSSPSINSTNQVTGGPCKSSLPPHCDSKSPGSSLGATGEQHPLTPINECASDKPDSQANRDAGPMGDSNRRLPDKSQKKLLQLLTSPTDELAPPKHPPSTGPTSTPDVKDGTTGVTSPSSSTGVSSSTGRGLGAVSSSGSTGHFTSQSLQEKHKILHKLLKKENTPDEVARITAEATGKSSLESSTSEAGATPVGGVRGAESKQEQHSPKKEKPYVLLHYLLNKDDSKEGVDIKPKLEELEGRVASGSGVTSSVTHSMDGKVKLEPSDEVETLETILGTRNVSGFFPEPDSRSGKELGNKQAIMPDSLLEGDRGAVGPGHRGAYPRSLSVDAKSMGGEVPGGVGLAGRRTVHCPTLVKQENMDAPIRPGCVPNGFPGGMGVCPQRGHPTRGMVRGTGMPQRPPMSGPGEWVMQRSNTSQMTGRGHPGIGRSGPMGGPMINRSNSVPANTRSILQQQLMDMGTNEGNMNMSPFGGHGPPSQSPTWPDSGMGMERSQSNTNREQFSNPLEELLGPLTSNEGQSDERALLDQLDSLLNTADVIALQEIDRALGIPEIVGQNQGPEGHPQAQDQGQSQSAPSEPFAGPDSTMGLEQKPMYGQGYPGPPGPSSMGMQPGYAGNTMPNQASAGFNPMMNQMGQTGSFPGMGGMSGLGNPRANMMRPRMMTANKPLRLHLQQRLQAQQLLNQTRQGMKMEGAPGGNPSMRPALRPGMQPGMQPGMQPGMQSGMRPGMQPGMSGQPGFLNAQMMAQRSREVMTMQMRRQRMMMLMQQQQQQQQQQQQQQMQAQGPAAGFSPPPNVTAPGGMDGTMGGPSMNQPGQQGFTYGGNYGMNQQGEQSFMGPSSSPPQNMMTGRMGGPAQNNMMSGMQGNPQGGSMYASGDMKGWPQGGMQRKTSYPQQQFPQQANQGQFGNMMMSNSIGRPGAVGAAGSAQMGQMQNQMQGQMPGPMQGQMGMNPMGMGRMPMGSDQKYC comes from the exons ATGAGTGGCATAGGAGACAACTCGTTGGAGCCGCTGTGCTCTGACCGTAAACGTAAACTGTCCACCTGCGACACACCAGGCATAGG GTGTGACAAGCGTCGACGGGAACAGGAGACCAAGTACATCGAGGAGTTGGCTGAGCTCATCTCTGCTAACCTCTCTAACATTGATAGCTTCAACGTGAAGCCTGACAAATGTGCAATCCTCAAGGAGACTGTGCGGCAGATCAGACAAATCAAAGAGCAAG GTAAAAACTCTTGCAATACTGATGATGTACAGAAGGCAGATGTGTCCTCCACTGGTCAAGGAGTCATAGACAAAGACCACTTGGGGCCCTTGCTTCTACAG GCACTAGATGGCTTTCTTTTTGTAGTGAACCGAGAAGGTAGCATTGTATTTGTGTCAGACAATGTGACACAATACCTCCAGTACAAACAGGAGGAGTTAATCAACACCAGCGTCTACAACATCATCCACGATGAGGACAGAGAAGcgtttcacaagaatttacccAAGTCTGCTG TTCCAAATGGGACACCGTGGGCAGGAGAGGCTCCCAGACAGAAGAGCCACACATTCAACTGTCGCATGTTGGTAAACTTGGTCCATGGTCAAAGTCATGTGTTGTCAGAAGACAGGCCCGGTGGACAGCGCTATGAGACCATGCAGTGTTTTGCTCTCACTCAGCCCAGGGCCATGATGGAGGAAGGGGAAG ATCTACAGTCATGTATGATCTGCGTGGCCCGGCGCATCACAGCAATAGAGAGGACAGAGCGTTTTAGCACCCGCCATGAACTGACAG GTAAACTTATTGAAATTGAGCAGCATAACACACTTCACACCACAATGCGTCCTGGCTGGGAGGACATGGTGGGGCGCTGCATACAGATGTTCCTCAATCGAAGCGAGGGGCAGCCATGGTCTTATAAGCGCCACTATCAAGACG CTTTCCATAATGGCCATGCAGAGACACCACTCTACAGATTCTCCCTCTCCAACGGAACCCCCGTCACAGCCCAGACTCGCAGTGACCTTTGTAGGAATCCTAACACCAATGAGCCACACTCATTTCTCTCCACACACTTGCTTCAGAG AGAGCAGAATAGCTATTGTGGAAATCAGGTCGGAGGCATGAGGCCGCAAAGCATGGGTGTGAACAACCCCAATCAGCAGATGAACATGCCTTCCGGAGGAGGAATGAATATGGCCTACAACATGGCTGAGCAGGGAAACCTGGCTCAAAGAGGAGTAACTCCTTACAACGGGGGTAACCGGATGCATCAAATGAATCCCATGCATCAAATGAACAACATGGGTCCAATGAATTCTATGAACTCAATGAACCAAATGGGGCAGATGAATCAGATGGGCCACCACGGCATGCATCAGCAGCATCAACATCAACAGATGGGTCAATATCATGGAGGTGGTTCTGGATGTGGAGGGTATGGGATGGGAATGACCAGCCCCTCGCAAGCCAGTTCAGGCATAAATGGTCCCCCACACAATGTCATGGGTTCACCTCGAGTCAGAGGAAGCCCCAAGATGGGTGCCAGCCCCTTCTCGCCCGGAG GTTTGAATTCTCCCATGAACTCCAGTCACCCGGGTAACACAGGAGGGGGGACCACTACTTTCTCCAGCAGCTCCTTGAATGCTCTTCAAGCGATTAGTGAAGGTGTTGGCAATCCGTTGCCCTCACCCCTTACTTCTCCGACCCCGCACAAGCCTGACAGCTCACCAAGCATCAATTCCACCAACCAGGTTACTGGGGGACCCTGCAAATCCAGCCTCCCACCCCACTGCGACTCAAAGAGCCCAGGCAGCTCACTGGGAGCAACAGGGGAGCAGCATCCGCTCACCCCCATAAACGAGTGCGCTTCGGACAAACCGGATAGTCAAGCAAACAGGGACGCTGGACCAATGGGAGACTCTAATCGTCGGTTGCCTGACAAAAGCCAAAAGAAGCTTTTGCAGCTCCTCACATCTCCAACAGATGAGCTTGCGCCACCTAAGCACCCACCAAGCACTGGGCCAACTTCCACACCAGATGTCAAGGACGGAACAACTGGCGTTACCAGCCCTTCCTCATCAACAGGAGTGTCATCGTCCACTGGTCGGGGTCTTGGCGCAGTGTCGTCTTCTGGCAGTACAGGGCATTTCACAAGTCAGTCACTTCAAGAGAAACACAAGATTCTCCATAAGCTCTTGAAAAAGGAGAACACTCCAGATGAGGTGGCACGCATCACAGCAGAAGCCACAGGCAAGAGTAGCTTAGAGTCAAGCACATCTGAAGCAGGAGCTACACCTGTTGGAGGGGTTCGAGGAGCAGAATCCAAGCAGGAGCAGCATAGTCCGAAGAAGGAGAAACCCTACGTGCTCCTTCACTACCTCCTTAATAAGGATGACTCTAAAGAGGGTGTGGATATCAAGCCAAAGCTGGAGGAGCTGGAGGGAAGGGTAGCTTCGGGGTCAGGGGTTACAAGCTCTGTGACCCATTCAATGGATGGCAAGGTCAAACTCGAGCCATCTGATGAG GTGGAGACCCTGGAGACCATCCTTGGAACAAGGAATGTCTCTGGTTTCTTCCCAGAACCTGATTCCAGATCAGGAAAAGAACTCGGGAACAAACAAGCAATTATGCCGGACAGTTTACTTG AAGGAGATCGAGGCGCTGTAGGTCCAGGTCACCGAGGTGCCTATCCAAGGTCATTGTCTGTGGATGCCAAGTCAATGGGTGGAGAAGTGCCAGGGGGAGTTGGTTTGGCTGGACGAAGGACTGTCCACTGTCCCACGCTCGTAAAACAAGAGAACATGGATGCACCAATCCGACCTGGGTGTGTTCCTAATGGCTTTCCTGGAGGCATGGGCGTCTGTCCACAAAGAGGCCATCCaacaa GAGGAATGGTCAGGGGGACAGGAATGCCTCAACGCCCTCCAATGTCAGGGCCGGGAGAATGGGTAATGCAGAGATCAAATACCAGCCAAATGACTGGACGAGGTCACCCAGGTATCGGTCGCTCTGGCCCAATGGGTGGACCCATGATCAACCGGTCCAACAGTGTACCCGCAAACACCCGGTCAATCCTGCAGCAACAACTTATGGATATGG GTACCAATGAAGGCAATATGAATATGAGCCCGTTTGGTGGTCACGGACCACCATCTCAGTCCCCTACCTGGCCAGACTCTGGCATGGGGATGGAAAGATCACAGAGTAACACGAACAG GGAACAGTTTAGCAATCCCCTAGAGGAGCTACTCGGCCCCTTGACTAGCAACGAGGGACAGAGTGATGAGCGGGCACTTCTGGATCAGCTAGACTCTCTGCTGAACACTGCTGACGTGATTGCACTGCAGGAAATAGACCGAGCCCTGGGTATCCCTGAAATAGTCGGCCAG AACCAAGGACCTGAGGGGCATCCTCAAGCCCAGGATCAAGGACAGTCTCAATCTGCCCCATCAGAGCCTTTTGCGGGACCTGACTCAACTATGGGTTTAGAGCAAAAGCCTATGTATGGCCAAGGCTACCCTGGTCCACCGGGACCCTCATCTATGGGTATGCAGCCCGGGTATGCTGGCAACACAATGCCAAACCAAGCTTCAGCAGGGTTCAACCCCATGATGAATCAAATGGGCCAGACCGGAAGCTTCCCGGGAATGGGCGGAATGTCGGGTCTGGGCAACCCTCGCGCAAACATGATGAGACCTCGTATGATGACTGCCAACAAGCCTCTTCGACTGCACCTACAGCAAAGGCTTCAAGCGCAACAG TTATTGAACCAGACCCGTCAAGGCATGAAGATGGAAGGTGCTCCAGGAGGAAATCCCTCCATGCGTCCTGCTTTGCGCCCTGGTATGCAACCTGGTATGCAGCCTGGCATGCAACCGGGCATGCAGTCCGGTATGCGACCTGGTATGCAGCCTGGGATGAGTGGTCAG CCTGGTTTCCTGAATGCTCAGATGATGGCCCAGCGCAGCAGGGAAGTGATGACCATGCAAATGAGGAGGCAGCGGATGATGATGCTaatgcagcagcagcagcagcagcagcagcaacaacagCAGCAACAGATGCAGGCGCAGGGGCCTGCCGCAGGATTCAGCCCGCCTCCAAATGTTACCGCACCAGGAGGAATGGACGGCACCATGGGAGGCCCCAGCATGAACCAGCCAGGACAGCAGGGATTCACCTATGGAGGTAACTATG GCATGAACCAACAGGGGGAGCAATCCTTTATGGGTCCAAGTAGCAGCccgccccaaaacatgatgacGGGGAGAATGGGAGGTCCCGCTCAGAACAACATGATGTCAGGAATGCAAGGAAATCCACAGGGAGGCTCCATGTATGCTTCAGGAGATATGAAGGGCTGGCCGCAGGGTGGAATGCAGCGCAAAAC CTCGTACCCGCAGCAACAGTTTCCCCAGCAGGCAAATCAAGGCCAGTTCGGAAACATGATGATGAGCAACTCTATCGGCAGACCCGGGGCTGTCGGTGCCGCCGGCTCCGCACAAATGGGCCAGATGCAGAATCAAATGCAGGGCCAGATGCCGGGACCAATGCAAGGCCAGATGGGCATGAACCCCATGGGAATGGGTCGCATGCCGATGGGATCTGATCAG AAGTATTGCTGA
- the ncoa3 gene encoding nuclear receptor coactivator 3 isoform X2, whose amino-acid sequence MSGIGDNSLEPLCSDRKRKLSTCDTPGIGCDKRRREQETKYIEELAELISANLSNIDSFNVKPDKCAILKETVRQIRQIKEQGKNSCNTDDVQKADVSSTGQGVIDKDHLGPLLLQALDGFLFVVNREGSIVFVSDNVTQYLQYKQEELINTSVYNIIHDEDREAFHKNLPKSAVPNGTPWAGEAPRQKSHTFNCRMLVNLVHGQSHVLSEDRPGGQRYETMQCFALTQPRAMMEEGEDLQSCMICVARRITAIERTERFSTRHELTGKLIEIEQHNTLHTTMRPGWEDMVGRCIQMFLNRSEGQPWSYKRHYQDAFHNGHAETPLYRFSLSNGTPVTAQTRSDLCRNPNTNEPHSFLSTHLLQREQNSYCGNQVGGMRPQSMGVNNPNQQMNMPSGGGMNMAYNMAEQGNLAQRGVTPYNGGNRMHQMNPMHQMNNMGPMNSMNSMNQMGQMNQMGHHGMHQQHQHQQMGQYHGGGSGCGGYGMGMTSPSQASSGINGPPHNVMGSPRVRGSPKMGASPFSPGGLNSPMNSSHPGNTGGGTTTFSSSSLNALQAISEGVGNPLPSPLTSPTPHKPDSSPSINSTNQVTGGPCKSSLPPHCDSKSPGSSLGATGEQHPLTPINECASDKPDSQANRDAGPMGDSNRRLPDKSQKKLLQLLTSPTDELAPPKHPPSTGPTSTPDVKDGTTGVTSPSSSTGVSSSTGRGLGAVSSSGSTGHFTSQSLQEKHKILHKLLKKENTPDEVARITAEATGKSSLESSTSEAGATPVGGVRGAESKQEQHSPKKEKPYVLLHYLLNKDDSKEGVDIKPKLEELEGRVASGSGVTSSVTHSMDGKVKLEPSDEVETLETILGTRNVSGFFPEPDSRSGKELGNKQAIMPDSLLEGDRGAVGPGHRGAYPRSLSVDAKSMGGEVPGGVGLAGRRTVHCPTLVKQENMDAPIRPGCVPNGFPGGMGVCPQRGHPTRGMVRGTGMPQRPPMSGPGEWVMQRSNTSQMTGRGHPGIGRSGPMGGPMINRSNSVPANTRSILQQQLMDMGTNEGNMNMSPFGGHGPPSQSPTWPDSGMGMERSQSNTNREQFSNPLEELLGPLTSNEGQSDERALLDQLDSLLNTADVIALQEIDRALGIPEIVGQNQGPEGHPQAQDQGQSQSAPSEPFAGPDSTMGLEQKPMYGQGYPGPPGPSSMGMQPGYAGNTMPNQASAGFNPMMNQMGQTGSFPGMGGMSGLGNPRANMMRPRMMTANKPLRLHLQQRLQAQQLLNQTRQGMKMEGAPGGNPSMRPALRPGMQPGMQPGMQPGMQSGMRPGMQPGMSGQPGFLNAQMMAQRSREVMTMQMRRQRMMMLMQQQQQQQQQQQQQQMQAQGPAAGFSPPPNVTAPGGMDGTMGGPSMNQPGQQGFTYGGMNQQGEQSFMGPSSSPPQNMMTGRMGGPAQNNMMSGMQGNPQGGSMYASGDMKGWPQGGMQRKTSYPQQQFPQQANQGQFGNMMMSNSIGRPGAVGAAGSAQMGQMQNQMQGQMPGPMQGQMGMNPMGMGRMPMGSDQKYC is encoded by the exons ATGAGTGGCATAGGAGACAACTCGTTGGAGCCGCTGTGCTCTGACCGTAAACGTAAACTGTCCACCTGCGACACACCAGGCATAGG GTGTGACAAGCGTCGACGGGAACAGGAGACCAAGTACATCGAGGAGTTGGCTGAGCTCATCTCTGCTAACCTCTCTAACATTGATAGCTTCAACGTGAAGCCTGACAAATGTGCAATCCTCAAGGAGACTGTGCGGCAGATCAGACAAATCAAAGAGCAAG GTAAAAACTCTTGCAATACTGATGATGTACAGAAGGCAGATGTGTCCTCCACTGGTCAAGGAGTCATAGACAAAGACCACTTGGGGCCCTTGCTTCTACAG GCACTAGATGGCTTTCTTTTTGTAGTGAACCGAGAAGGTAGCATTGTATTTGTGTCAGACAATGTGACACAATACCTCCAGTACAAACAGGAGGAGTTAATCAACACCAGCGTCTACAACATCATCCACGATGAGGACAGAGAAGcgtttcacaagaatttacccAAGTCTGCTG TTCCAAATGGGACACCGTGGGCAGGAGAGGCTCCCAGACAGAAGAGCCACACATTCAACTGTCGCATGTTGGTAAACTTGGTCCATGGTCAAAGTCATGTGTTGTCAGAAGACAGGCCCGGTGGACAGCGCTATGAGACCATGCAGTGTTTTGCTCTCACTCAGCCCAGGGCCATGATGGAGGAAGGGGAAG ATCTACAGTCATGTATGATCTGCGTGGCCCGGCGCATCACAGCAATAGAGAGGACAGAGCGTTTTAGCACCCGCCATGAACTGACAG GTAAACTTATTGAAATTGAGCAGCATAACACACTTCACACCACAATGCGTCCTGGCTGGGAGGACATGGTGGGGCGCTGCATACAGATGTTCCTCAATCGAAGCGAGGGGCAGCCATGGTCTTATAAGCGCCACTATCAAGACG CTTTCCATAATGGCCATGCAGAGACACCACTCTACAGATTCTCCCTCTCCAACGGAACCCCCGTCACAGCCCAGACTCGCAGTGACCTTTGTAGGAATCCTAACACCAATGAGCCACACTCATTTCTCTCCACACACTTGCTTCAGAG AGAGCAGAATAGCTATTGTGGAAATCAGGTCGGAGGCATGAGGCCGCAAAGCATGGGTGTGAACAACCCCAATCAGCAGATGAACATGCCTTCCGGAGGAGGAATGAATATGGCCTACAACATGGCTGAGCAGGGAAACCTGGCTCAAAGAGGAGTAACTCCTTACAACGGGGGTAACCGGATGCATCAAATGAATCCCATGCATCAAATGAACAACATGGGTCCAATGAATTCTATGAACTCAATGAACCAAATGGGGCAGATGAATCAGATGGGCCACCACGGCATGCATCAGCAGCATCAACATCAACAGATGGGTCAATATCATGGAGGTGGTTCTGGATGTGGAGGGTATGGGATGGGAATGACCAGCCCCTCGCAAGCCAGTTCAGGCATAAATGGTCCCCCACACAATGTCATGGGTTCACCTCGAGTCAGAGGAAGCCCCAAGATGGGTGCCAGCCCCTTCTCGCCCGGAG GTTTGAATTCTCCCATGAACTCCAGTCACCCGGGTAACACAGGAGGGGGGACCACTACTTTCTCCAGCAGCTCCTTGAATGCTCTTCAAGCGATTAGTGAAGGTGTTGGCAATCCGTTGCCCTCACCCCTTACTTCTCCGACCCCGCACAAGCCTGACAGCTCACCAAGCATCAATTCCACCAACCAGGTTACTGGGGGACCCTGCAAATCCAGCCTCCCACCCCACTGCGACTCAAAGAGCCCAGGCAGCTCACTGGGAGCAACAGGGGAGCAGCATCCGCTCACCCCCATAAACGAGTGCGCTTCGGACAAACCGGATAGTCAAGCAAACAGGGACGCTGGACCAATGGGAGACTCTAATCGTCGGTTGCCTGACAAAAGCCAAAAGAAGCTTTTGCAGCTCCTCACATCTCCAACAGATGAGCTTGCGCCACCTAAGCACCCACCAAGCACTGGGCCAACTTCCACACCAGATGTCAAGGACGGAACAACTGGCGTTACCAGCCCTTCCTCATCAACAGGAGTGTCATCGTCCACTGGTCGGGGTCTTGGCGCAGTGTCGTCTTCTGGCAGTACAGGGCATTTCACAAGTCAGTCACTTCAAGAGAAACACAAGATTCTCCATAAGCTCTTGAAAAAGGAGAACACTCCAGATGAGGTGGCACGCATCACAGCAGAAGCCACAGGCAAGAGTAGCTTAGAGTCAAGCACATCTGAAGCAGGAGCTACACCTGTTGGAGGGGTTCGAGGAGCAGAATCCAAGCAGGAGCAGCATAGTCCGAAGAAGGAGAAACCCTACGTGCTCCTTCACTACCTCCTTAATAAGGATGACTCTAAAGAGGGTGTGGATATCAAGCCAAAGCTGGAGGAGCTGGAGGGAAGGGTAGCTTCGGGGTCAGGGGTTACAAGCTCTGTGACCCATTCAATGGATGGCAAGGTCAAACTCGAGCCATCTGATGAG GTGGAGACCCTGGAGACCATCCTTGGAACAAGGAATGTCTCTGGTTTCTTCCCAGAACCTGATTCCAGATCAGGAAAAGAACTCGGGAACAAACAAGCAATTATGCCGGACAGTTTACTTG AAGGAGATCGAGGCGCTGTAGGTCCAGGTCACCGAGGTGCCTATCCAAGGTCATTGTCTGTGGATGCCAAGTCAATGGGTGGAGAAGTGCCAGGGGGAGTTGGTTTGGCTGGACGAAGGACTGTCCACTGTCCCACGCTCGTAAAACAAGAGAACATGGATGCACCAATCCGACCTGGGTGTGTTCCTAATGGCTTTCCTGGAGGCATGGGCGTCTGTCCACAAAGAGGCCATCCaacaa GAGGAATGGTCAGGGGGACAGGAATGCCTCAACGCCCTCCAATGTCAGGGCCGGGAGAATGGGTAATGCAGAGATCAAATACCAGCCAAATGACTGGACGAGGTCACCCAGGTATCGGTCGCTCTGGCCCAATGGGTGGACCCATGATCAACCGGTCCAACAGTGTACCCGCAAACACCCGGTCAATCCTGCAGCAACAACTTATGGATATGG GTACCAATGAAGGCAATATGAATATGAGCCCGTTTGGTGGTCACGGACCACCATCTCAGTCCCCTACCTGGCCAGACTCTGGCATGGGGATGGAAAGATCACAGAGTAACACGAACAG GGAACAGTTTAGCAATCCCCTAGAGGAGCTACTCGGCCCCTTGACTAGCAACGAGGGACAGAGTGATGAGCGGGCACTTCTGGATCAGCTAGACTCTCTGCTGAACACTGCTGACGTGATTGCACTGCAGGAAATAGACCGAGCCCTGGGTATCCCTGAAATAGTCGGCCAG AACCAAGGACCTGAGGGGCATCCTCAAGCCCAGGATCAAGGACAGTCTCAATCTGCCCCATCAGAGCCTTTTGCGGGACCTGACTCAACTATGGGTTTAGAGCAAAAGCCTATGTATGGCCAAGGCTACCCTGGTCCACCGGGACCCTCATCTATGGGTATGCAGCCCGGGTATGCTGGCAACACAATGCCAAACCAAGCTTCAGCAGGGTTCAACCCCATGATGAATCAAATGGGCCAGACCGGAAGCTTCCCGGGAATGGGCGGAATGTCGGGTCTGGGCAACCCTCGCGCAAACATGATGAGACCTCGTATGATGACTGCCAACAAGCCTCTTCGACTGCACCTACAGCAAAGGCTTCAAGCGCAACAG TTATTGAACCAGACCCGTCAAGGCATGAAGATGGAAGGTGCTCCAGGAGGAAATCCCTCCATGCGTCCTGCTTTGCGCCCTGGTATGCAACCTGGTATGCAGCCTGGCATGCAACCGGGCATGCAGTCCGGTATGCGACCTGGTATGCAGCCTGGGATGAGTGGTCAG CCTGGTTTCCTGAATGCTCAGATGATGGCCCAGCGCAGCAGGGAAGTGATGACCATGCAAATGAGGAGGCAGCGGATGATGATGCTaatgcagcagcagcagcagcagcagcagcaacaacagCAGCAACAGATGCAGGCGCAGGGGCCTGCCGCAGGATTCAGCCCGCCTCCAAATGTTACCGCACCAGGAGGAATGGACGGCACCATGGGAGGCCCCAGCATGAACCAGCCAGGACAGCAGGGATTCACCTATGGAG GCATGAACCAACAGGGGGAGCAATCCTTTATGGGTCCAAGTAGCAGCccgccccaaaacatgatgacGGGGAGAATGGGAGGTCCCGCTCAGAACAACATGATGTCAGGAATGCAAGGAAATCCACAGGGAGGCTCCATGTATGCTTCAGGAGATATGAAGGGCTGGCCGCAGGGTGGAATGCAGCGCAAAAC CTCGTACCCGCAGCAACAGTTTCCCCAGCAGGCAAATCAAGGCCAGTTCGGAAACATGATGATGAGCAACTCTATCGGCAGACCCGGGGCTGTCGGTGCCGCCGGCTCCGCACAAATGGGCCAGATGCAGAATCAAATGCAGGGCCAGATGCCGGGACCAATGCAAGGCCAGATGGGCATGAACCCCATGGGAATGGGTCGCATGCCGATGGGATCTGATCAG AAGTATTGCTGA